A single genomic interval of Nitratidesulfovibrio sp. SRB-5 harbors:
- a CDS encoding bifunctional precorrin-2 dehydrogenase/sirohydrochlorin ferrochelatase, translating to MRYYPLLLDLHGRACLVVGAGGVGRRKLASLLDCGPARVLVLDANPQAPDDPELAPLLAHPAVRFEARPFAPADVDGCTLVFAATGNRAVNAAVADACRQRNVPCNVADAPDTGAFIVPAHFACGDLTVALSTGGHSPALARRIRMDLQQWFGARYDAITVLLGRLRPLVLALGQETGQNTALFRAIVESPIIDALAARDRAGAERILTELLPAELHPRIVELLHELA from the coding sequence ATGCGTTATTATCCCCTGCTTCTCGACCTGCACGGACGCGCCTGCCTGGTGGTGGGCGCGGGGGGCGTGGGGCGCCGCAAGCTGGCGTCGCTGCTGGATTGCGGCCCGGCCCGCGTGCTGGTGCTGGACGCCAATCCGCAGGCTCCGGACGACCCGGAACTGGCCCCCCTGCTGGCCCACCCCGCCGTGCGCTTCGAGGCGCGGCCCTTCGCCCCCGCCGACGTGGACGGCTGCACGCTGGTCTTCGCGGCCACGGGCAACCGCGCCGTCAACGCCGCCGTGGCCGATGCCTGCCGCCAGCGCAACGTGCCCTGCAACGTGGCCGACGCCCCGGACACGGGGGCGTTCATCGTGCCCGCCCACTTCGCCTGCGGCGACCTGACGGTGGCCCTTTCCACCGGGGGGCACAGCCCGGCCCTGGCCCGGCGCATCCGCATGGACCTGCAACAGTGGTTCGGCGCGAGGTACGACGCCATTACCGTGCTGCTGGGCCGCCTGCGCCCGCTCGTCCTTGCGCTTGGGCAAGAGACAGGGCAGAATACGGCGCTGTTCCGCGCCATCGTGGAATCACCGATCATCGACGCACTGGCCGCGCGCGACCGCGCCGGGGCCGAACGCATCCTGACCGAACTGCTGCCCGCGGAACTGCATCCGCGCATCGTGGAGTTGCTGCATGAGCTCGCTTGA
- the hemA gene encoding glutamyl-tRNA reductase: MDQEIYLIGLNHRTASVEVRERFALTDCTVLEQGVVPTGDDISEVVILSTCNRVEIMAVGNGPGVPTRVLDCWAAARGQKRSDLEPFVYVHKGIDAVRHLFSVASSLDSMVVGEPQILGQLKDAYRKAVGRNATRVVLNRLLHKAFSVAKRVRTETGVASSAVSISYAAVELAKRIFGEMSQYKAMLIGAGEMAELAATHLLNSGIREIMVANRTFERGLQLARQFKGEAVLFQDLSVRLAEADIIISSTGAHEPIIRARDIKDVLKRRKNRPMFFIDIAVPRDIDPDVNNLDNVYLYDIDDLKEVVEENMAQRRDEAAKARSIVEEEAGNFAKWLKSLDLQPTIVDLLRRSERIAQDELARTLKRLGPVDDATREALQAMLCAIVKKVNHEPITFLKRRFDEEEAGTRYIDITRRMFNLDCDDVPDDAHSDRKHTQQRDDA, translated from the coding sequence ATGGATCAGGAAATCTATCTCATCGGCCTCAACCATCGCACCGCCAGCGTCGAAGTGCGCGAACGGTTCGCCCTCACCGACTGTACCGTCCTTGAACAAGGGGTGGTGCCCACCGGTGACGACATTTCCGAAGTGGTCATCCTGTCCACGTGCAACCGCGTGGAAATCATGGCCGTAGGCAACGGCCCCGGCGTGCCTACGCGCGTGCTGGACTGCTGGGCCGCCGCGCGCGGCCAGAAGCGCAGTGACCTGGAACCCTTCGTCTACGTGCACAAGGGCATCGATGCGGTGCGCCACCTGTTCAGCGTGGCCTCCAGCCTCGATTCCATGGTGGTGGGCGAACCGCAGATCCTCGGCCAGCTCAAGGACGCCTACCGCAAGGCCGTGGGACGCAACGCCACCCGCGTGGTGCTGAACCGCTTGCTGCACAAGGCCTTTTCCGTGGCCAAGCGGGTGCGCACCGAAACCGGCGTGGCTTCCAGCGCCGTGTCCATCAGCTACGCGGCGGTGGAACTGGCCAAGCGCATCTTCGGCGAAATGTCGCAGTACAAGGCCATGCTGATCGGCGCGGGTGAAATGGCGGAACTGGCGGCCACCCACCTGCTGAATTCCGGCATCCGCGAGATCATGGTGGCCAACCGCACCTTCGAACGCGGCCTGCAACTGGCCAGGCAGTTCAAGGGCGAGGCGGTGCTGTTCCAGGACCTGTCGGTGCGGCTGGCCGAGGCGGACATCATCATCAGCTCCACCGGCGCGCACGAACCCATCATCCGGGCGCGGGACATCAAGGACGTGCTGAAGCGCCGCAAGAACCGGCCCATGTTCTTCATCGACATTGCCGTGCCGCGCGACATCGACCCCGACGTCAACAACCTGGACAACGTCTACCTGTACGACATCGACGACCTGAAAGAGGTGGTCGAGGAAAACATGGCCCAGCGCCGCGACGAGGCGGCCAAGGCCCGCTCCATCGTGGAAGAAGAGGCGGGCAACTTCGCCAAATGGTTGAAGTCGCTTGACCTGCAACCCACCATCGTTGACCTGCTGCGGCGCAGTGAACGCATTGCCCAGGACGAGCTGGCCCGCACCCTGAAGCGCCTTGGCCCGGTGGACGACGCCACCCGCGAGGCGTTGCAGGCCATGCTGTGCGCCATCGTCAAGAAGGTGAACCACGAGCCCATCACCTTCCTGAAGCGCCGCTTCGACGAGGAAGAAGCCGGAACCCGGTACATCGACATCACCCGCCGCATGTTCAACCTGGACTGCGACGACGTGCCCGACGACGCCCACAGCGACCGCAAGCACACGCAGCAACGCGACGACGCATAA
- the tilS gene encoding tRNA lysidine(34) synthetase TilS produces the protein MPHSHTPLASPALTARPLLPQRLPLRLQDLPPTAARFCLRVGDFLTGELPRGATPDNGIPGHAQPGGAAEAQPSPVSGLRLVIGVSGGADSLCLLLVLRWLAPRLGLRLHAAVLDHGLRPESADEARAVAALCRRLGVPCRAERADVSDLAARECCGLEDAGRRARYAFFEAERQRTGADWTCTAHQADDLCEDVLLRLVRGTGWPGLGGMAAMDPARRILRPLLTTERRDIDAFLADLGVQPVRDPSNADPAYRRNRLRHQVLPLLRAENPALGEAVRSLWELARCDADYWSRHLAHAQAGHADGERGADAPPRPAATHGAACATPPHASPVAPPQCILLPGRTLRGLHRAARLRLYKRMLDRLGPGQPLAASLMDLDAAWHAGRGGACVQFPGGKTARVIPVSDSNAGCREDAGGIEFRASAPLPDQQEQA, from the coding sequence ATGCCCCATTCCCATACCCCGCTCGCCTCCCCCGCCCTCACGGCGCGCCCGCTGCTGCCGCAGCGGCTGCCCCTGCGCCTGCAGGACCTGCCGCCCACTGCGGCGCGGTTCTGCTTGCGCGTAGGCGACTTCCTGACCGGCGAACTGCCGCGCGGGGCAACGCCTGACAATGGCATTCCCGGGCATGCGCAGCCCGGGGGAGCCGCAGAAGCGCAACCGTCCCCAGTTTCCGGCCTGCGGCTGGTCATTGGCGTTTCCGGCGGGGCCGACTCGCTGTGCCTGCTGCTGGTCCTGCGCTGGCTGGCGCCCCGGCTGGGGCTGCGCCTGCATGCCGCCGTGCTGGACCATGGCCTGCGCCCGGAATCCGCGGACGAAGCCCGCGCCGTGGCCGCGCTGTGCCGCCGACTGGGCGTGCCTTGCCGCGCGGAGCGCGCAGACGTATCCGACCTTGCGGCGCGGGAATGTTGCGGCCTTGAAGACGCCGGACGGCGCGCCCGCTACGCCTTCTTCGAGGCGGAGCGCCAGCGCACCGGCGCGGACTGGACCTGCACCGCCCATCAGGCGGACGACCTGTGCGAGGATGTGCTGCTGCGCCTGGTGCGGGGCACCGGCTGGCCCGGCCTGGGCGGCATGGCCGCCATGGACCCGGCACGGCGCATCCTGCGGCCCCTGCTGACCACGGAACGCCGCGACATCGACGCCTTTCTGGCGGACCTTGGCGTGCAGCCCGTGCGCGACCCTTCCAACGCCGATCCGGCCTACCGTCGCAACCGGCTGCGCCATCAGGTGCTGCCCCTGCTGCGCGCGGAAAATCCGGCACTGGGCGAGGCCGTCCGCTCGCTGTGGGAACTGGCCCGCTGCGATGCGGACTACTGGTCCCGCCATCTGGCCCATGCGCAGGCTGGCCATGCCGACGGCGAGCGCGGGGCGGACGCCCCCCCCCGGCCTGCGGCAACACACGGCGCGGCCTGCGCAACGCCGCCGCACGCGTCACCCGTTGCCCCGCCCCAATGCATCCTTCTGCCCGGTCGCACCCTGCGCGGCCTGCACCGCGCCGCACGCCTGCGCCTGTACAAGCGCATGCTGGACAGGCTTGGCCCCGGCCAGCCGCTGGCCGCCAGCCTGATGGACCTGGACGCGGCCTGGCATGCCGGTCGTGGCGGGGCCTGCGTGCAGTTTCCCGGCGGCAAGACGGCGCGGGTGATTCCCGTATCCGACAGCAACGCCGGTTGCAGGGAAGACGCCGGGGGCATCGAGTTTCGCGCGTCTGCCCCCCTGCCAGACCAGCAAGAGCAGGCCTGA
- a CDS encoding cache domain-containing protein, whose product MRYALRAAFALLLVATLCTLASAQTKGSKDEAVAMVKKAVAYLKANGRDKALAEISNPQGMFVDRDLYVVVYDMQGTCLAHGANAKQVGKNLMELRDPDGKYFVKERVELGKTKASFWQDYKFSNPQTKLIEPKSMYMERVDDLLVGCGAYQ is encoded by the coding sequence ATGAGATACGCACTGCGCGCGGCATTTGCCCTGTTGCTCGTGGCAACCCTGTGCACGCTGGCGAGCGCCCAGACCAAGGGCAGCAAGGATGAAGCCGTCGCCATGGTCAAAAAGGCCGTGGCCTATCTCAAGGCCAACGGGCGCGACAAGGCCCTGGCGGAAATCAGCAACCCGCAGGGCATGTTTGTCGATCGCGACCTGTATGTGGTTGTCTACGACATGCAGGGCACCTGCCTTGCCCACGGGGCCAACGCCAAACAGGTCGGCAAGAACCTGATGGAACTGCGCGACCCCGACGGCAAGTACTTCGTCAAGGAGCGCGTGGAACTGGGAAAAACCAAGGCCTCGTTCTGGCAGGACTACAAGTTCTCCAACCCCCAGACCAAACTCATCGAGCCCAAATCCATGTACATGGAACGCGTGGACGACCTGCTGGTGGGATGCGGGGCGTACCAGTAA
- a CDS encoding glycosyltransferase, with translation MPRLRVLVVLPMYGGSLPIGRYCVDALRDLGHVVETFEAPSFLGAFTALKDLKVTADRLEFLENSFLQVVSQAVLAKVETFGPDLVLCLAQAPLNHQALKRLRRDNVATAMWFVEDHKVFTYWRAFAPFYDVFAVIQRAPLLDELAAMGVRDALYLPMAALPSFHKPLELSPVDQRRYGADVAFLGAGYPNRRVAFRQLVHLDFRIWGTEWDGEPLLARHVQQGGARVSAEDSVKIYNASRINLNLHSSIQSRTLVTGGDFVNPRTFELASIGAFQLVDRRTLMDELFAEDELATFDSMDGLTAAIAHYLAHPEERQAMAARARARVLAEHTYQHRMRTLLEFIAQRRPGWPAPRAADAGLPADLPEDMRRELAALLDRLGLPADAAFADVVTALRQHSGQLTPLETSLLFLDEWRRQYA, from the coding sequence ATGCCCCGCCTGCGCGTGCTGGTGGTGCTGCCCATGTACGGCGGTTCCCTGCCCATCGGGCGGTATTGCGTGGACGCCCTGCGCGACCTGGGCCACGTGGTGGAAACCTTCGAGGCGCCGTCGTTCCTGGGAGCGTTCACGGCGCTGAAGGACCTGAAGGTCACGGCGGACCGGCTGGAGTTTCTGGAAAACTCGTTCCTTCAGGTGGTGTCGCAGGCGGTGCTGGCCAAGGTGGAAACCTTCGGGCCGGACCTGGTGCTGTGCCTGGCGCAGGCCCCGCTGAACCATCAGGCCCTCAAGCGGTTGCGGCGCGACAACGTGGCCACGGCCATGTGGTTCGTGGAAGACCACAAGGTGTTCACCTACTGGCGGGCCTTTGCGCCGTTCTACGACGTGTTCGCGGTGATCCAGCGTGCGCCCCTGCTGGACGAACTGGCCGCCATGGGCGTGCGCGACGCGCTGTACCTGCCCATGGCCGCGTTGCCGTCCTTTCACAAACCACTTGAACTTTCGCCGGTGGACCAGCGCCGCTACGGGGCCGACGTGGCCTTTCTGGGCGCGGGCTATCCCAACCGGCGCGTGGCTTTCCGCCAGCTGGTGCATCTGGACTTCAGGATATGGGGCACGGAATGGGACGGGGAGCCCCTGCTGGCGCGGCACGTGCAACAGGGGGGGGCGCGGGTGTCCGCCGAGGATTCGGTGAAGATCTACAACGCCAGCCGCATCAACCTGAACCTGCACTCCAGCATCCAGTCGCGCACCCTGGTTACCGGCGGCGACTTCGTGAACCCGCGCACCTTCGAGCTGGCCAGCATCGGGGCCTTTCAGCTGGTGGACCGGCGCACCCTGATGGATGAACTGTTCGCCGAGGATGAACTGGCCACCTTCGACTCCATGGACGGGCTGACGGCGGCCATCGCCCATTATCTGGCCCACCCGGAGGAGCGGCAGGCCATGGCGGCCCGTGCCCGTGCCCGGGTGCTTGCGGAACATACCTACCAGCACCGCATGCGCACGCTGCTGGAGTTCATCGCCCAGCGCCGCCCCGGCTGGCCCGCCCCGCGTGCCGCCGATGCGGGCCTGCCCGCCGACCTTCCCGAGGACATGCGGCGCGAGCTTGCCGCGCTGCTGGACCGGTTGGGCCTGCCCGCCGACGCCGCCTTTGCCGACGTGGTCACTGCCCTGCGCCAGCACAGCGGCCAGTTGACCCCGCTGGAAACGTCATTGCTGTTCCTGGACGAGTGGCGCAGGCAGTACGCCTGA
- a CDS encoding glycosyltransferase family 9 protein — translation MAKHLVIQLARFGDLVQTKRLILSLLNEEGADGGGTHGAGQGPGQGPGHAVAPAPEVHPSGVLSSEVHLPEVHLAVDASLVELARLVYPGVTVHGVRAHGGVPQADVLAHNARAFAALAAERFDTVYNLNNSGLNMALAALFPPDAVRGYRNLNGQPLRDRWMRMAFRWVAHRRLSPVNLVDFWAALAPRPIAPARVNPIALRGGRGIGVVLAGRMSRRSLPPDALAACLRAVYEGLGGPRVTFFGTRAERPLLRKVLDHLPASVAGNHDDLVGRTGWADLADALAGLDTLLTPDTGTMHLAAHLGVPVQGFFLSSAWCHETGPYGPGHRVWQATLDCLPCLEARPCPIGVQCLDAFRSREFLSFLSGRPGDRNPPGMLGMVSTLDDVGSTWLTVFGEDPSAPRRVELRALVGEYLGLFTGEELTDHDLARLLYHEADWMLPGPEGAAFAAFDPFADQPQRGA, via the coding sequence ATGGCCAAACACCTCGTCATCCAGCTGGCCCGCTTCGGCGATCTCGTGCAGACCAAGCGTCTGATACTGTCGTTGCTGAACGAGGAGGGGGCTGACGGTGGCGGCACGCACGGCGCGGGGCAGGGACCGGGGCAGGGACCGGGGCATGCGGTTGCCCCCGCCCCCGAAGTACATCCGTCAGGGGTGCTTTCCTCAGAGGTGCATCTGCCCGAGGTGCATCTTGCGGTCGACGCCTCGCTGGTCGAACTGGCCCGGCTGGTCTACCCCGGCGTCACCGTGCACGGCGTGCGCGCCCACGGCGGTGTACCGCAGGCGGACGTGCTGGCGCACAACGCCCGCGCCTTCGCCGCCCTGGCGGCGGAACGCTTCGATACCGTCTATAACTTGAACAATTCCGGGCTGAACATGGCCCTCGCCGCGCTGTTTCCGCCCGATGCGGTGCGCGGCTACCGCAACCTGAACGGCCAGCCCCTGCGCGACCGCTGGATGCGCATGGCCTTTCGCTGGGTGGCGCACCGCCGCCTGTCCCCGGTGAACCTCGTGGACTTCTGGGCGGCGCTGGCCCCCCGGCCCATTGCCCCGGCGCGGGTAAACCCCATCGCCCTGCGGGGCGGGCGGGGCATCGGCGTGGTGCTGGCCGGGCGCATGTCGCGCCGTTCGCTGCCGCCCGATGCGCTGGCCGCCTGCCTGCGCGCCGTGTACGAGGGGCTGGGCGGCCCGCGCGTGACCTTTTTCGGCACCAGGGCCGAGCGTCCTTTGCTGCGCAAGGTGCTGGACCATCTGCCCGCGTCCGTGGCGGGGAACCACGACGATCTCGTGGGCCGCACCGGCTGGGCGGACCTGGCCGACGCGCTTGCGGGGCTGGACACGCTGCTCACCCCCGATACCGGCACCATGCACCTTGCCGCGCATCTTGGCGTGCCGGTGCAGGGCTTCTTCCTGTCCTCGGCGTGGTGCCACGAAACAGGCCCCTACGGCCCCGGCCACCGGGTGTGGCAAGCCACCTTGGACTGCCTGCCCTGCCTGGAGGCGCGGCCATGCCCCATCGGGGTGCAATGCCTGGATGCCTTCCGCTCGCGCGAGTTCCTGTCCTTTCTCTCCGGACGCCCCGGCGACCGCAACCCGCCCGGCATGCTGGGCATGGTCTCCACCCTCGACGACGTGGGGTCCACCTGGCTCACCGTGTTCGGCGAAGACCCGTCCGCGCCGCGCCGGGTGGAACTGCGGGCGCTGGTGGGCGAATACCTGGGCCTGTTCACGGGCGAGGAACTGACGGACCACGACCTGGCCCGCCTGCTGTACCACGAGGCGGACTGGATGCTGCCCGGCCCGGAAGGAGCGGCCTTTGCCGCGTTCGACCCGTTTGCGGACCAACCGCAGCGCGGGGCATGA
- a CDS encoding inner membrane protein YpjD, whose amino-acid sequence MSSLELLSIAIIMLYVLGTVCIAVGLLARRDRLKRLSQWLTLAGFALHTIMLGVSMQGQTWQILEKAYYFRMLSWSLLLIYFFVWWRLRLEFLGLTASPVALVFYVSSFMLADVQSKLPPAMSGLFFGLHIGTLFLSFSLMTMACGAGLLFLYMDRKLKHKTRLSGFDRDLPALSAFDKVNHLAVMAGFPLFTLGMVSGFVWARIAWGKMLSWDPKEVVSLVVWCMFALLFHQRLALGWRGRKTAVMAIWIFAVCVFSLLGVNFLMTTHHSFNPQ is encoded by the coding sequence ATGAGCTCGCTTGAGCTGCTTTCCATCGCCATCATCATGCTCTACGTGCTTGGCACGGTATGCATCGCCGTGGGCCTGCTGGCCCGGCGCGACAGGCTGAAGCGCCTTTCGCAATGGCTGACGCTGGCGGGTTTTGCCCTGCATACCATCATGCTGGGGGTGTCCATGCAGGGGCAGACCTGGCAGATTCTGGAAAAGGCCTACTACTTCCGCATGCTCTCGTGGAGCCTGCTGCTGATCTATTTCTTTGTCTGGTGGCGCCTGCGGCTGGAATTCCTGGGGCTTACCGCCTCGCCTGTGGCGCTGGTGTTCTACGTCTCGTCGTTCATGCTGGCCGACGTGCAAAGCAAGCTGCCGCCCGCCATGTCCGGCCTGTTCTTCGGGCTGCACATCGGCACGCTGTTCCTCAGCTTCAGCCTGATGACCATGGCCTGCGGGGCCGGGTTGCTGTTCCTGTACATGGACCGCAAGCTGAAGCACAAGACGCGCCTTTCCGGCTTCGACCGCGACCTGCCCGCGCTTTCCGCCTTTGACAAGGTGAACCACCTCGCGGTGATGGCGGGTTTTCCGCTGTTCACGCTGGGCATGGTTTCCGGGTTCGTGTGGGCGCGCATAGCCTGGGGCAAGATGCTGTCGTGGGACCCCAAGGAAGTCGTTTCGCTGGTGGTGTGGTGCATGTTCGCCCTGCTCTTCCACCAGCGGCTGGCGCTGGGCTGGCGGGGCCGCAAGACCGCCGTCATGGCCATCTGGATTTTCGCGGTATGCGTGTTCTCGCTGCTGGGGGTCAACTTCCTGATGACCACGCACCACAGCTTCAACCCGCAGTAA
- a CDS encoding substrate-binding periplasmic protein gives MLCAACAAVACAVLLAYSVRPALADGPSSQTLVAVSDEWAPRIMPGADGSADGICPMVLRQVAEDMGLEVEFGFMPKPRRQMAFRRGEINVVPCVSPMWEGVLSDVAVHSEPFMMATEMVLVPAGTKGVYRTVRDFAGMRMGTIGGYVYHDGFDEAFETGMLRREDAYTVPQNLQKLRAGRIDAMIVDDYEAAYWMHKAGWAETDFRVAYVFADPAPITVMLHASLREFLPRINASLARMRTNGTLRALFAEYGPQKLAAHLAR, from the coding sequence GTGTTGTGCGCGGCATGCGCGGCGGTGGCGTGCGCGGTGCTGCTGGCGTATTCGGTCCGCCCGGCGCTGGCTGATGGTCCGTCGTCGCAAACGCTGGTGGCCGTGTCCGACGAGTGGGCGCCGCGCATCATGCCGGGGGCGGACGGCTCCGCCGACGGCATCTGCCCCATGGTGCTGCGCCAGGTGGCAGAGGACATGGGGCTGGAGGTGGAGTTCGGCTTCATGCCCAAGCCGCGCCGCCAGATGGCCTTCCGCCGGGGCGAGATCAACGTGGTGCCGTGCGTTTCACCCATGTGGGAGGGCGTGCTGTCCGACGTGGCCGTGCATTCCGAGCCGTTCATGATGGCCACCGAAATGGTGCTGGTTCCCGCCGGGACCAAGGGGGTGTACCGTACCGTGCGCGATTTCGCGGGAATGCGCATGGGCACCATCGGCGGGTACGTCTATCACGACGGATTCGACGAGGCCTTCGAAACGGGCATGCTGCGCCGCGAGGATGCCTACACCGTGCCCCAGAACCTGCAAAAGCTGCGGGCCGGGCGTATTGATGCCATGATCGTGGATGACTACGAGGCCGCCTACTGGATGCACAAGGCCGGATGGGCCGAGACCGATTTTCGCGTGGCCTACGTGTTTGCCGATCCCGCACCCATCACGGTGATGCTACATGCCTCGCTGCGCGAGTTTCTGCCCAGGATCAACGCCTCGCTGGCTCGCATGCGCACCAACGGCACCCTGCGTGCCCTGTTCGCGGAATACGGTCCGCAGAAACTGGCCGCGCACCTGGCCCGCTGA
- a CDS encoding DUF1737 domain-containing protein: MKVYRYLTGPDDSAFCHRVTEALNKGWELHGGPTLTYDAERKQVIAGQAIVKDVEGKDYVPGMDLSAQ; encoded by the coding sequence ATGAAAGTCTACCGCTACCTGACCGGCCCCGACGATTCCGCCTTCTGCCACCGTGTCACCGAGGCCCTGAACAAGGGCTGGGAACTGCACGGCGGCCCCACGCTGACCTACGACGCCGAGCGCAAGCAGGTGATCGCCGGGCAGGCCATCGTCAAGGACGTGGAAGGCAAGGACTACGTGCCGGGCATGGACCTTTCCGCCCAGTAG
- a CDS encoding methyl-accepting chemotaxis protein: MGISRIGTKIAGAFMIVAAITLGVGVIGYLGINSASHSLESIVARRMPGFPHLLRIAEEIREVVIAQRSLLVPGISPDFSRQQYAAMEQSRAAIAVAMEKYTALPRSESENALFTEFRKQLDAGRKGNDALLDLIREWEKDKSDILTLMEILARTTDLRKVHDATFAALDDLTEQGLKESATLYQQEMQSAARHKFAIMAGMLGGPALAMLLGVGITLMLTRPLRRAVDYAKAVSEGSLDRELDVRGADEVGMLAEALRRMVVSLKGLISGAEEKQRLATEEAHRARLATEEAEHVRREAEVATRKGMMLAASRIETVVANVSRASEELTRRIDHTSSGTSSQLDSVARTATAINEMSETIADVARSATNASHTANNARAKALEGATVVGDVVRGIGLAQDQALSLKTDMAVLGEQAEGIGQIMNVISDIADQTNLLALNAAIEAARAGDAGRGFAVVADEVRKLAEKTMAATRQVGEAIGSIQEGTRKNVQNVDNAVGAINDSTQAAQRSGETLREIVGLIEETAAQVNSIAAAVERETAENDEIDHAIKEVDRISSSMAEAMVHAAHAIGDLADQAHELQRLVGEMQEG; encoded by the coding sequence ATGGGCATCTCGCGCATCGGCACCAAGATCGCAGGGGCCTTTATGATCGTCGCCGCCATAACGCTCGGGGTGGGCGTCATCGGGTACCTTGGCATCAACAGCGCCAGTCATTCGCTTGAAAGCATAGTGGCACGCCGCATGCCCGGCTTTCCGCACCTTCTGCGCATCGCGGAGGAAATCCGCGAAGTCGTCATCGCCCAGCGCAGTCTGCTGGTGCCCGGCATTTCGCCGGATTTCTCGCGGCAGCAATACGCGGCCATGGAACAGTCGCGCGCGGCCATAGCCGTGGCCATGGAAAAGTACACGGCGCTGCCCCGCTCGGAGAGCGAAAACGCCCTGTTCACGGAATTCCGCAAGCAGCTCGACGCGGGCCGCAAGGGCAACGACGCCCTGCTCGACCTCATCCGCGAATGGGAAAAAGACAAGAGCGACATCCTGACCCTGATGGAGATACTGGCGCGCACCACGGATTTGCGCAAAGTGCACGACGCCACGTTCGCCGCGCTGGACGACCTGACGGAACAGGGACTCAAGGAATCCGCCACACTCTACCAGCAGGAGATGCAGAGCGCCGCGCGCCACAAGTTCGCCATCATGGCGGGCATGCTGGGCGGCCCTGCCCTGGCCATGCTGCTTGGCGTGGGCATAACGCTCATGCTCACGCGGCCGCTACGCCGGGCCGTGGACTACGCCAAGGCGGTGAGTGAAGGCAGCCTGGACCGAGAACTGGACGTGCGCGGCGCTGACGAAGTGGGCATGCTTGCCGAAGCCTTGCGCCGCATGGTCGTCAGTCTCAAGGGGCTGATTTCCGGCGCCGAGGAAAAGCAGCGCCTGGCTACGGAAGAGGCCCATCGGGCCCGGCTGGCCACGGAAGAGGCGGAACATGTCCGCCGTGAAGCGGAGGTTGCCACCCGCAAGGGCATGATGCTGGCGGCATCCCGCATCGAAACCGTGGTGGCCAACGTATCCAGGGCGTCGGAAGAGCTGACGCGCCGCATCGACCACACCTCCAGCGGCACCTCATCGCAACTGGATAGCGTGGCACGCACGGCAACGGCCATCAACGAAATGAGCGAGACCATAGCGGATGTCGCCCGTAGCGCAACCAACGCCTCCCACACCGCCAACAACGCGCGTGCAAAGGCATTGGAGGGCGCCACCGTGGTCGGTGACGTGGTGCGCGGCATCGGCCTTGCGCAGGACCAGGCGCTTAGCCTGAAGACGGACATGGCGGTGCTGGGGGAGCAGGCGGAAGGCATCGGCCAGATCATGAACGTCATTTCGGACATCGCCGACCAGACCAACCTGCTGGCGCTCAACGCCGCCATCGAGGCGGCCCGCGCGGGCGATGCCGGGCGCGGATTCGCCGTGGTGGCGGACGAGGTGCGCAAGCTGGCGGAAAAGACCATGGCCGCCACCCGGCAGGTGGGCGAGGCCATCGGCAGCATTCAGGAAGGGACGCGCAAGAACGTGCAGAACGTGGACAACGCGGTGGGCGCCATCAACGATTCGACGCAGGCCGCGCAACGATCAGGCGAGACGCTGCGCGAAATCGTGGGACTCATCGAGGAAACGGCGGCGCAGGTGAACAGCATAGCGGCAGCCGTGGAGCGCGAAACGGCGGAAAACGACGAGATAGACCACGCCATCAAGGAAGTGGACCGCATTTCGTCCTCCATGGCCGAGGCCATGGTGCACGCGGCGCATGCCATCGGCGACCTGGCCGACCAGGCCCACGAACTGCAACGTCTGGTCGGCGAGATGCAGGAAGGGTGA